From the genome of Phytohabitans rumicis, one region includes:
- a CDS encoding sensor histidine kinase has product MPERPDYAALIAGQALVIEMTNSGQSGLPVLTRLLALGQRALRADGMAFVEFGPAGGRIIAANGATDWALGRPVDTSDPAIARLLAGPRTQALPVDALDIGLAQQLRGRGLRGMLYARTEIRGLLIGSLHAYFADTGDEPDAEHHALMAYLATCIAHMYGDQAGLPVHGDGPVIAALADGLAVVDRDLAVRLWNPAAEQVTGLSSAKMLGQPLPFPVPPPGQVLDHRTRDGRWLKITAGELPGAFESQVVTFRDTTDQYRRDHDRDLFVAVTSHELRTPVTVIKGYADTLCNHWDSLSEPDRREAARVIGLRAGELARLVDRLLSAANDGGQVGGAPPMPFDLVEALRSAVAALPADLRRRLSIQLPDDLPKALGDRASMATVLTELATNAEKYSNPDSFVEVTAEVDERTVVFRVSDRGIGVRPEHVERAFDRFWQGEQGDRRRYPGTGLGLYLVRRIVERQNGWVSLRPREGGGTVAEVRLPRG; this is encoded by the coding sequence ATGCCGGAGCGTCCCGACTATGCCGCTCTCATCGCCGGACAGGCCCTTGTCATCGAGATGACCAATTCCGGCCAGTCCGGCCTGCCGGTGCTCACCCGGCTGCTGGCGCTGGGGCAGCGGGCGCTGCGGGCCGACGGGATGGCGTTCGTCGAGTTCGGCCCGGCCGGGGGTCGGATCATCGCGGCCAACGGCGCCACCGACTGGGCGCTGGGCCGGCCGGTCGACACGTCCGACCCGGCGATCGCGCGGCTGCTCGCCGGCCCGCGCACCCAGGCTCTCCCGGTCGACGCCCTCGACATCGGCCTCGCCCAGCAGCTTCGCGGGCGCGGGCTGCGGGGCATGCTCTACGCGCGCACCGAGATCCGCGGGCTGCTGATCGGCAGCCTGCACGCGTACTTCGCCGACACCGGCGACGAGCCCGACGCCGAGCACCACGCGCTCATGGCGTACCTGGCGACCTGCATCGCCCACATGTACGGCGACCAGGCGGGCCTGCCCGTGCACGGCGACGGCCCGGTGATCGCCGCGCTGGCCGACGGGCTGGCGGTCGTCGACCGCGACCTGGCCGTCCGGCTGTGGAACCCGGCCGCCGAGCAGGTCACCGGCCTGTCCTCGGCCAAGATGCTGGGCCAGCCGCTGCCCTTTCCGGTGCCCCCGCCCGGCCAGGTGCTCGACCACCGCACCCGCGACGGCCGCTGGCTGAAGATCACCGCGGGCGAGCTGCCGGGCGCGTTCGAGTCGCAGGTCGTCACGTTCCGCGACACGACCGACCAGTACCGGCGCGATCACGACCGCGACCTCTTCGTCGCGGTCACCAGCCACGAGCTCCGCACGCCGGTCACCGTCATCAAGGGGTACGCGGACACGCTGTGCAACCACTGGGACTCGCTTTCCGAGCCCGACCGGCGGGAGGCGGCGCGCGTCATCGGGCTGCGCGCCGGTGAGCTCGCCCGGCTGGTCGACCGGCTGCTGTCCGCCGCCAACGACGGGGGTCAGGTGGGCGGCGCCCCGCCAATGCCGTTTGACCTGGTGGAGGCGCTGCGGTCGGCGGTGGCCGCGCTCCCGGCGGACCTGCGCCGGCGGCTGTCCATCCAGTTGCCCGACGACCTGCCGAAGGCGCTCGGCGACCGGGCGAGTATGGCGACGGTGCTGACCGAGTTGGCCACTAATGCCGAAAAGTACTCAAACCCGGACTCTTTCGTCGAGGTGACGGCTGAGGTCGACGAGAGAACTGTCGTATTTCGGGTTAGCGACCGGGGCATTGGGGTACGTCCCGAGCACGTTGAGCGCGCTTTCGACCGATTTTGGCAGGGCGAGCAAGGTGATCGGAGGAGGTATCCAGGGACCGGTTTGGGCCTCTATCTCGTTAGAAGGATCGTCGAGCGACAAAACGGATGGGTTTCCCTTCGTCCACGCGAAGGGGGCGGTACGGTCGCAGAGGTGCGACTCCCGCGCGGCTAG
- a CDS encoding ATP-binding protein, which produces MALAERAWCVVIPHHPRGARIARQRLTSELGDTVHPALLADAVAVLAELVGNAVRHAEPLPGGVIRVAWRLRPGSSGTDGDVIEVRVTDGGADNPPRIRTIPTDALDGRGLSIVAALSDRWGVERDGLGQSVWAELSGALDLERRESP; this is translated from the coding sequence ATGGCACTAGCCGAACGAGCGTGGTGCGTAGTCATCCCGCACCATCCCCGCGGTGCCCGGATCGCGCGCCAGCGCCTCACCTCCGAGCTCGGCGACACGGTCCATCCGGCGCTGCTCGCTGACGCGGTCGCGGTGCTGGCCGAGCTGGTCGGCAACGCCGTACGGCACGCCGAGCCACTCCCCGGGGGCGTGATCCGGGTGGCGTGGCGGCTGCGGCCCGGCTCATCCGGCACCGACGGCGACGTCATCGAGGTCCGCGTGACCGACGGTGGAGCGGACAACCCGCCCCGGATCCGCACGATCCCGACCGACGCGCTCGACGGGCGCGGCCTGAGCATCGTGGCGGCGCTGTCCGACCGGTGGGGCGTGGAGCGCGACGGCCTCGGCCAGAGCGTCTGGGCGGAGTTGTCCGGCGCGCTCGACCTCGAACGGCGGGAAAGTCCGTGA
- a CDS encoding rhodanese-like domain-containing protein, with the protein MFGPHIPTVTTTEIPDGAFLLDVREPDEWSAGHAPGAHHVPMMDVPARLSEVPSEGDIVVVCRSGGRSGQVVAYLLGNGWDNVSNLDGGMQDWAASGRELVSEDGQPARVL; encoded by the coding sequence GTGTTCGGACCTCACATTCCTACGGTGACCACCACCGAGATTCCCGACGGTGCTTTCCTGCTCGACGTCCGTGAGCCGGACGAATGGTCCGCCGGCCACGCGCCCGGCGCCCACCACGTGCCGATGATGGACGTTCCGGCCCGCCTCTCCGAGGTGCCCTCCGAGGGCGACATCGTCGTGGTGTGCCGCTCCGGCGGACGCTCCGGCCAGGTCGTGGCCTATTTGCTCGGCAACGGGTGGGACAACGTCAGCAACCTCGACGGCGGCATGCAGGACTGGGCGGCGTCCGGCCGCGAACTGGTCAGTGAGGACGGGCAGCCGGCCCGCGTCCTGTAG
- a CDS encoding glycerophosphodiester phosphodiesterase — translation MGAHTLVFAHRGSSAALPEHTLAAYLRALDEGVDGLECDVRLTRDGHLVCVHDRRLERTSNGRGLVSAYTLAELERLDFGSWHESVNGDDPPDPDRTRLLTLDRLLTAVRAADRDVRLLIETKHPAKQGPEVERRLVALLRQHGLATPSPDQRVRVTVMSFSALAVRRVRALAPELPTVLLLEVLPPGLLRRGRLPFGAHVAGPGIDLVRARPQLVPHLREAGHPVYVWTVNETADLDLIEAYGVEGIITDRPRMVLDHLGR, via the coding sequence GTGGGCGCCCACACCCTCGTCTTCGCGCACCGGGGCTCGTCCGCCGCGCTGCCGGAGCACACCCTCGCGGCGTACCTCCGGGCCCTCGACGAAGGCGTCGACGGGCTGGAGTGCGACGTCCGGCTGACCCGCGACGGCCACCTGGTCTGCGTCCACGACCGGCGGCTGGAGCGCACCAGCAACGGCCGCGGGCTGGTCAGCGCGTACACCCTCGCCGAGCTGGAGCGGCTGGACTTCGGCTCCTGGCACGAGAGCGTGAACGGCGACGACCCGCCCGACCCCGACCGCACCCGGCTGCTCACGCTCGACCGCCTGCTCACCGCCGTCCGGGCGGCGGACCGCGACGTACGGCTGCTGATCGAGACGAAGCACCCCGCCAAGCAGGGCCCGGAGGTTGAGCGCCGGCTGGTCGCGCTGCTGCGCCAGCACGGGCTCGCCACACCCTCGCCCGACCAGCGGGTACGCGTGACCGTCATGTCCTTCTCCGCGCTCGCGGTCCGGCGGGTGCGCGCGCTGGCCCCCGAGCTGCCCACCGTGCTGCTGCTGGAGGTGCTGCCGCCCGGCCTGCTCCGGCGCGGGCGGCTGCCGTTCGGCGCGCACGTCGCGGGGCCGGGGATCGACCTGGTCCGGGCCCGCCCGCAGCTCGTGCCGCACCTGCGCGAGGCCGGCCACCCCGTGTACGTCTGGACCGTCAACGAGACCGCCGACCTGGACCTGATCGAGGCGTACGGCGTGGAGGGCATCATCACCGACCGACCCCGGATGGTCCTGGACCACCTGGGCCGGTAG